Proteins from a genomic interval of Desulfobulbaceae bacterium:
- the pilO gene encoding type 4a pilus biogenesis protein PilO, which produces MNRLNQIIALIRTRNGLFVVVGILAALNIGRFAYSKYIEVRDGIESKQALHDQYQISTQSIDSLRNRIRQLEERRDQFDRHLFSGTSAEEIASAMQLKLQELLGAAGLSPESLRPLTKSSGKDEEKLYGEVIVKIRLSGDLEGFLKFLSSLYKLNYFFKIENFTLKPFKTTELKIFLELKGFYRLTKVEKK; this is translated from the coding sequence GTGAATCGACTGAACCAAATAATTGCATTGATACGGACAAGAAACGGCTTGTTTGTGGTTGTCGGAATTCTGGCTGCCTTGAATATTGGTCGTTTCGCCTATAGCAAATATATTGAAGTTCGTGATGGTATTGAGAGTAAACAGGCCTTGCATGATCAATACCAAATTTCAACTCAGAGCATTGATTCGTTGCGGAACAGAATTAGGCAGTTGGAAGAAAGGCGCGATCAATTTGATAGGCATCTGTTCTCAGGAACTTCAGCAGAAGAGATTGCTTCAGCCATGCAGCTCAAGTTGCAGGAGCTGTTGGGTGCCGCAGGGCTGAGTCCGGAATCTCTTCGGCCCTTGACCAAGAGTAGTGGTAAAGATGAGGAAAAACTCTACGGTGAAGTGATTGTTAAAATACGTCTTTCCGGGGATCTGGAAGGTTTTTTGAAGTTTTTATCATCACTCTATAAACTCAATTATTTTTTTAAAATTGAAAATTTTACACTGAAACCTTTTAAGACTACAGAGCTGAAAATATTTTTGGAGCTGAAAGGCTTCTATCGGCTGACAAAGGTTGAGAAAAAGTAG
- a CDS encoding general secretion pathway protein GspK, with translation MISSTHKNQKGFALVVVIVVMLMASFLASELIMLVRTELKISHNIKARAAGHFLAEAGISLGLFRVLGQRPIDVPAIGLEEDWENFYEGYEYDVYIPSGKVTYYVANENGKIDLNRSSPELLRLFLESFLGEDQEEQIDDILASLLDWRDSDDLYRDIGGRGAESETYGELEDPYIARNGPIGDPAEFFLINATEPLFGKFVPQEVFTVHNTSGKINFNSLSPAMLDFLTGGAKERVQAYREFKKELKRDLNQLDAREILGDSQYEKFQNHLDYKSKSNFYTIVGKGFLGVTQEDEFFMPDEDQIKKKTPGIMSSLLIEKTRTGSKYITRAWQEQYI, from the coding sequence ATGATAAGTTCAACTCATAAAAACCAGAAAGGCTTTGCCTTGGTTGTTGTTATTGTGGTGATGCTGATGGCCAGTTTTCTGGCCTCCGAGCTCATTATGCTGGTTCGGACTGAACTGAAAATATCGCATAACATCAAGGCCCGGGCCGCCGGGCATTTTCTGGCAGAAGCTGGAATAAGCCTTGGCCTTTTTCGAGTATTGGGGCAGAGACCGATTGATGTGCCGGCAATTGGCCTGGAAGAGGATTGGGAGAATTTCTATGAGGGCTATGAGTATGATGTTTATATTCCCAGTGGCAAAGTGACGTATTATGTGGCTAATGAAAACGGTAAAATTGACCTCAACAGATCATCTCCAGAACTGCTAAGGCTTTTTCTCGAGTCGTTTCTTGGAGAAGATCAGGAGGAACAGATCGATGATATATTGGCGTCACTACTCGATTGGAGAGACAGTGATGATCTATATCGCGATATTGGTGGCCGTGGGGCGGAGAGCGAGACCTATGGAGAGCTTGAGGACCCCTATATCGCCCGCAACGGACCAATAGGGGATCCGGCTGAGTTTTTTTTGATTAACGCGACTGAGCCGCTCTTTGGGAAATTTGTTCCCCAGGAAGTTTTTACAGTGCATAATACCAGTGGAAAAATCAATTTCAATAGTTTGAGCCCGGCAATGCTTGATTTTCTGACCGGAGGTGCTAAAGAGAGGGTGCAGGCCTATCGTGAGTTTAAAAAAGAGTTAAAAAGAGACCTTAACCAACTGGACGCGAGAGAAATTCTGGGTGATTCTCAGTACGAAAAGTTTCAAAATCACCTTGATTACAAGTCAAAGAGTAATTTTTATACTATAGTCGGCAAGGGTTTTTTAGGCGTTACTCAAGAGGATGAATTTTTCATGCCGGATGAGGATCAGATAAAGAAAAAAACGCCGGGAATAATGAGTAGCTTACTTATTGAGAAGACTAGGACTGGCTCAAAATATATTACAAGGGCCTGGCAGGAACAATATATATGA
- a CDS encoding prepilin-type N-terminal cleavage/methylation domain-containing protein: MNIEYRTLNIECRTKRGERSQAVKSESGFSLLEILVAVTIMGLAYVAILQSFSLSARNIHFMDESRTELLASTLAFEKQLIAMGQAEQGDMAEGGEVLVDGSSYELVLVTDENNDFMTILLNKK, encoded by the coding sequence ATGAACATCGAATACCGAACATTGAACATTGAATGTCGAACTAAAAGAGGCGAAAGGTCACAAGCGGTGAAGTCCGAGTCTGGTTTCTCTTTGCTGGAGATTCTGGTGGCGGTGACCATTATGGGTCTGGCCTATGTGGCGATTTTGCAGAGTTTTTCTTTGTCGGCCCGCAATATTCATTTTATGGATGAGTCGAGGACTGAACTTCTTGCCAGTACACTGGCTTTTGAAAAGCAGTTGATTGCTATGGGACAGGCAGAGCAGGGCGATATGGCCGAAGGCGGCGAAGTGCTGGTTGACGGCAGCAGTTATGAGCTTGTTTTGGTCACTGATGAAAACAATGATTTCATGACTATACTGTTGAATAAGAAATAG
- a CDS encoding prepilin-type N-terminal cleavage/methylation domain-containing protein, with amino-acid sequence MYFRNPKSAIQNQKGFSLFELMIAMILLAMVSVMIYSVLNVGIRFSEKGNKRILAMERKYGLVNLLQRQIKSAVYDVKKKEILMSSEDDLFRVVTRNPFIYQYAGVVLALYRYNASESAIYYSEKRDYWNTDYDEDYLPDFDEMILLAMDEESLNIVYDQEVSPEVSFEYRDEAYSLVPRCTDEKALSKLELE; translated from the coding sequence GTGTATTTCAGAAATCCGAAATCAGCAATCCAAAATCAAAAAGGGTTTTCTCTCTTTGAGCTTATGATAGCCATGATTCTCCTGGCAATGGTTTCGGTCATGATTTATTCGGTGCTCAACGTGGGCATCCGCTTTTCAGAGAAGGGCAATAAACGTATTCTGGCCATGGAGAGGAAATACGGACTGGTCAATTTATTGCAACGTCAGATTAAAAGCGCGGTCTATGATGTAAAGAAAAAAGAGATCTTGATGTCGTCTGAAGACGATCTGTTCAGGGTAGTGACCAGAAACCCTTTCATTTATCAATATGCCGGGGTGGTGCTGGCCCTGTATCGATACAATGCCTCGGAGTCGGCAATCTATTATTCCGAAAAAAGGGATTATTGGAATACTGACTATGATGAAGACTATCTGCCTGATTTCGATGAGATGATCCTGCTTGCCATGGATGAAGAGTCTTTGAATATTGTCTATGACCAGGAGGTGAGCCCGGAAGTTTCGTTTGAATACAGGGATGAGGCCTACAGTCTTGTGCCGCGCTGTACTGACGAGAAGGCCCTTTCGAAGCTGGAACTTGAGTAG
- a CDS encoding GspH/FimT family pseudopilin, producing MKSPTKDRPGLAAKVCLSRQQGFSLMELLVVLVLLGIMAGVAGPATGRFLTSLEYKKQTAKVMAIVRYARLRAVTEGKALTITTVEGSNALTLSGAVAENRELGWEESDILELDPPEIVFYPEGYATPGVITFTKDERSQKIIIDPMTGLPLIDYSDDK from the coding sequence ATGAAATCGCCAACTAAGGATAGGCCTGGGTTAGCGGCAAAGGTTTGTCTGTCCCGGCAGCAGGGCTTTTCGCTGATGGAACTGCTCGTCGTCCTTGTTCTTTTAGGTATTATGGCTGGGGTTGCCGGTCCGGCAACAGGGCGATTTCTGACCAGCCTTGAGTATAAGAAGCAAACAGCCAAGGTCATGGCAATTGTCCGCTATGCTCGATTAAGGGCGGTGACCGAAGGGAAAGCCTTAACCATAACAACTGTCGAGGGCAGCAATGCCTTGACACTGTCTGGGGCGGTTGCTGAAAATAGAGAGCTCGGCTGGGAAGAGAGCGATATCCTTGAATTAGACCCACCGGAAATTGTTTTTTACCCGGAAGGCTATGCTACTCCCGGAGTTATAACGTTTACCAAAGACGAAAGAAGCCAGAAAATTATAATAGATCCAATGACGGGCTTGCCTCTTATCGATTATTCTGATGACAAATGA